Proteins from a genomic interval of Rosa chinensis cultivar Old Blush chromosome 2, RchiOBHm-V2, whole genome shotgun sequence:
- the LOC112187078 gene encoding sugar transport protein 14, with product MAGGFGGAEVVHERAQHYEHRITWYFIFTCIIAALGGSLFGYDLGVSGGVTSMDDFLKEFFPKIYRRKQLHLNETDYCKYDNQILTLFTSSLYFAGLISTFGASYVTRSKGRKASIIVGSISFFLGAVLNASAKNILMLILGRIFLGVGIGFGNQAVPLYLSEMAPAKIRGAINQLFQLTTCLGILIANLINYFTEKIHPWGWRLSLGLAAVPAILMFVGGLFLPETPNSLVEQGRLEEGRRILEKVRGTTKVDAEFADLVDASNAARAIKHPFRNLLTRKNRPQLVIGALGIPAFQQLTGMNSILFYAPVIFQSLGFGSGASLYSSIFTSGALVIAALISMRWVDKFGRRAFFLEAGTEMICCLVALAITLALKFGQGEVLPKGIGIFLVIVLCVFVLAYGRSWGPLGWLVPSELFPLETRSAGQSIVVCVNLLFTALIAQCFLASLCHLRYGIFLLFAGLIVIMSSFIFFLLPETKQVPIEEIYLLFQKHWYWKGIVGDGEQVEPSGKSGAVV from the exons ATGGCAGGAGGGTTTGGAGGAGCAGAAGTTGTACATGAGAGGGCTCAACACTATGAGCATAGAATTACTTGGTATTTCATCTTTACTTGCATTATTGCAGCTCTTGGAGGCTCTCTCTTTGGCTATGATCTTGGTGTTTCAG GTGGAGTGACTTCCATGGATGATTTCTTGAAGGAATTCTTCCCTAAAATCTATAGAAGGAAACAATTACACCTCAATGAGACAGATTACTGTAAATACGATAACCAGATCCTGACACTCTTCACATCCTCTTTGTACTTTGCTGGCCTGATTTCAACATTTGGAGCTTCCTATGTTACCCGAAGCAAAGGCAGGAAAGCCAGCATCATTGTTGGATCAATCAGCTTCTTCTTAGGAGCGGTCCTCAACGCTTCTGCTAAAAACATATTAATGTTGATCTTGGGACGAATATTTCTTGGTGTTGGCATTGGATTCGGAAATCAA GCAGTTCCGTTGTACCTCTCAGAAATGGCTCCTGCAAAAATTCGAGGTGCAATTAACCAACTTTTCCAGCTGACCACCTGCTTGGGGATTTTGATAGCCAACTTGATCAATTACTTTACTGAAAAGATTCATCCATGGGGTTGGAGACTGTCGCTTGGTTTAGCTGCAGTGCCGGCAATTCTTATGTTTGTTGGGGGTCTCTTTCTTCCTGAGACCCCAAACAGTCTTGTAGAACAAGGCAGAttagaagaaggaagaaggataCTGGAGAAAGTGAGAGGTACAACAAAAGTTGATGCAGAGTTTGCTGACCTGGTTGATGCCAGCAATGCAGCTCGAGCCATTAAGCACCCGTTCAGGAATCTACTTACACGAAAAAATCGTCCCCAGTTGGTGATTGGGGCATTGGGAATCCCGGCATTCCAACAGCTCACTGGCATGAACTCTATCCTCTTCTATGCCCCCGTCATATTTCAGAGCTTGGGTTTTGGCTCAGGGGCATCTCTGTACTCATCTATCTTTACCAGCGGAGCGCTTGTTATTGCAGCACTTATTTCAATGCGTTGGGTCGATAAGTTTGGCAGAAGAGCCTTCTTCTTAGAAGCTGGCACCGAAATGATATGCTGCTTG GTTGCTTTGGCGATTACTCTAGCACTGAAGTTTGGACAAGGAGAAGTCCTTCCAAAAGGAATTGGAATCTTCCTTGTGATTGTGCTTTGCGTATTTGTTTTGGCTTATGGAAGGTCTTGGGGTCCTCTGGGATGGCTAGTTCCAAGTGAGCTATTCCCCTTGGAAACAAGATCAGCAGGACAGAGTATTGTAGTGTGTGTCAACCTCCTCTTCACAGCTTTGATAGCACAGTGCTTCCTCGCTTCGCTATGCCATCTTCGATACGGGATTTTTCTGTTGTTTGCAGGCTTGATAGTCATCATGAGTAGCTTCATTTTCTTCCTCCTGCCAGAAACAAAGCAGGTCCCGATAGAAgaaatatatcttctctttcaGAAACACTGGTATTGGAAAGGAATAGTAGGAGATGGGGAGCAAGTTGAACCCAGTGGGAAGTCAGGAGCAGTAGTTTAG
- the LOC112187073 gene encoding CRS2-associated factor 1, chloroplastic — MALNLPTSCPIFAPPVNPNPAHNPLQTRPPTEVRFARWNNANAEKFNQRRRAQQEIEDDVRRERRFDSATRIATVAAADSSTSSDAEPTFKSIGTPSSPSSPSIPGRKSKYSKNPSPSSHPAFRRVIRPTKLSSIAREKPEIDRKANISVGDDGLSYVIDGAPFEFKYSYTETPKQKPIKLREPPYAPFGPTTMGRPWTGRAPLPPSKKKLKEFDSFQLPPPHKKGVKPVQSPGPYLPGSGPKYVKSREEILGEPLTDQEVKDLVNSCVKTRRQLNMGRDGLTHNMLDNIHAHWKRRRVCKIKCKGVCTVDMENVCQQLEERTGGKIIYRRGGVIFLFRGRNYNYKTRPRFPLMLWRPITPVYPRLIQRAPEGLTVEEATEMRKKGRNLIPIRKLGKNGVYSDLVDNVREAFEECELVRIDCQGMNGSDYRKIGAKLKDLVPCVLISFERENILVWRGQEWKSSFLNPESNLKEVKESDVDDSSSIAPSLEGEEALTLCAFTASVNDENPQMIDTSITSSSSEVVGAEGTEDPSPSPYIEPCATIDTVSTVGGTYETVTISDIKGFRNDEAELEMKAYSSSTIPQDTRDAHDEAETISISDIKGFRNNEAELEMKAYISSCGNADDETKTISSTSGTENILDSTCHTDEASATTSVGTGTMPVTVESTETKLVAPGSNETPQDACIDSQNLNEQARLSAACKEKVLSLLNEAVGSGSALILDDSSLDADIIYQRAVALANSAPPGPVFKHRPRRVAAQMSKKLVVRKQKQEATELEVKEITVYAKKGSEKKDSKVHRTKTRDFGEPLDSIVPQGSLRVDELAKLLA, encoded by the exons ATGGCGCTAAATTTGCCGACTTCGTGCCCCATTTTCGCGCCACCGGTGAACCCGAACCCGGCCCACAACCCACTCCAGACCCGCCCGCCCACGGAGGTCCGATTCGCGAGGTGGAACAACGCCAACGCCGAGAAATTCAACCAGCGCCGCCGCGCCCAGCAAGAAATCGAGGACGACGTCCGCCGCGAGCGCCGCTTCGACTCCGCCACCAGAATCGCCACCGTCGCCGCCGCCGACTCCTCCACCTCCTCCGACGCCGAACCAACATTCAAATCCATAGGCACGCCTTCGTCTCCCTCAAGCCCTTCAATTCCCGGCAGAAAATCCAAgtactccaagaaccctagccCTAGCTCGCACCCGGCGTTTCGGCGAGTCATCAGACCCACGAAGCTCTCGAGTATCGCCAGAGAGAAGCCGGAAATCGACCGGAAAGCTAACATCTCCGTCGGCGACGACGGGCTTTCGTACGTCATCGACGGCGCGCCGTTTGAGTTCAAGTACAGCTACACCGAGACCCCGAAGCAGAAGCCCATTAAGCTCCGGGAGCCGCCCTACGCGCCGTTCGGCCCCACCACGATGGGCCGGCCGTGGACGGGTCGGGCCCCATTGCCTCCGAGCAAGAAGAAACTGAAGGAGTTCGATTCGTTCCAGCTACCGCCGCCGCATAAGAAAGGGGTTAAGCCGGTGCAGTCGCCGGGTCCGTATTTACCCGGGTCGGGTCCCAAGTATGTCAAGTCCAGGGAGGAGATATTGGGTGAGCCGTTGACCGATCAGGAAGTCAAAGACTTGGTTAATAGCTGTGTTAAGACCAGAAGGCAACTCAATATGG GTAGAGATGGATTGACACACAACATGCTGGATAATATTCATGCTCATTGGAAGCGGCGGAGAGTGTGCAAGATAAAATGTAAAGGGGTGTGTACAGTCGACATGGAAAATGTGTGCCAGCAATTAGAG GAAAGAACTGGAGGGAAAATCATTTATAGAAGAGGTGGGGTGATTTTTCTTTTCCGGGGGAGAAACTACAACTATAAAACTCGGCCGCGGTTTCCTCTCATGCTTTGGAGACCTATCACTCCTGTGTATCCTAGATTGATTCAGAGGGCTCCTGAGGGACTAACAGTTGAAGAAGCAACTGAAATGCGCAAGAAGGGGAGGAATCTGATACCAATACGCAAGCTAG GAAAAAATGGAGTATACTCTGACCTGGTAGACAATGTCAGAGAGGCCTTTGAAGAGTGTGAACTAGTGCGAATAGATTGTCAAGGGATGAATGGGAGTGACTACCGTAAAATAGGTGCTAAACTAAAG GATCTTGTCCCTTGTGTGCTAATTTCCTTTGAACGCGAGAACATTCTTGTGTGGAGAGGACAGGAATGGAAGTCTTCTTTCCTAAATCCGGAGAGTAATCTTAAGGAAGTCAAAGAATCTGATGTTGATGATTCATCTTCTATTGCACCTTCCTTGGAAGGTGAAGAAGCATTGACGTTATGTGCTTTTACAGCTTCAGTCAATGATGAAAATCCTCAAATGATCGACACTAGTATCACCTCTTCAAGTTCTGAAGTTGTGGGTGCTGAGGGAACTGAGGATCCATCCCCTTCACCATATATTGAGCCATGTGCCACAATTGATACAGTTTCCACTGTGGGAGGCACTTATGAAACTGTAACCATCTCGGACATCAAAGGCTTTAGAAATGATGAAGCAGAATTGGAGATGAAGGCCTATAGCAGTTCAACCATACCACAGGATACCAGGGATGCTCATGATGAGGCAGAAACGATTTCCATCTCAGACATCAAGGGCTTTAGAAATAATGAAGCAGAATTGGAAATGAAGGCCTATATCAGTTCCTGCGGCAATGCTGATGATGAGACCAAAACAATTTCCAGTACATCTGGAACTGAAAACATATTGGATAGTACGTGCCATACTGATGAAGCATCAGCAACTACATCAGTGGGGACCGGGACCATGCCAGTGACTGTTGAAAGCACTGAAACGAAGTTGGTTGCCCCTGGTAGTAATGAGACTCCACAAGATGCTTGTATAGACTCGCAAAATCTCAATGAGCAAGCAAGGTTGAGTGCAGCCTGTAAAGAGAAGGTGCTATCACTCTTGAACGAAGCTGTTGGGAGTGGGAGTGCACTTATTTTAGACGATTCGTCGTTGGATGCTGACATCATATATCAGAGGGCAGTTGCTCTCGCCAATTCTGCTCCACCTGGGCCAGTGTTTAAGCATCGACCTAGGAGAGTTGCAGCTCAAATGAGTAAGAAGCTAGTAGTAAGAAAACAGAAGCAAGAAGCCACTGAGTTGGAAGTGAAAGAGATAACAGTTTATGCGAAGAAGGGAAGTGAGAAGAAGGATTCCAAAGTTCACAGAACAAAAACAAGAGATTTTGGTGAACCTCTAGATAGCATTGTACCACAGGGAAGCCTGAGAGTTGATGAACTTGCTAAGCTATTAGCATGA